The Solanum dulcamara chromosome 2, daSolDulc1.2, whole genome shotgun sequence region CAAAGGTGACATAGAACCTCACATTAAGTGGACCTTATGTTCAGGGAACTGCagtttctggtgggatgattggctgggtattggccCTCTAGCCAATCACTATGAATATATTCCAAGATTCAACAACTCCACTGTCTCCATGTTCTTGACAAATGgaaaatggaatgaagagaaaatcAGGCAACAGGCTCCTCAACACATGATACACACAATTCTTAATACTAAAATCATGTACCAACAAAACACATTAGATCAAGCTCAATGGAAGCTGCAATCACATGGAAATTTCACTTGTAAATCAGCTTGGGAAaatgtgagaaagaaaaaaaacaagacatTGACAGATAGGATGACATGGCATACTAATATCCCTTTCAAGGCTTCATTCTTGCTTTGGAGAGCATTGAGACACAAACTGCCAACCAATGATAAACTGATTTCATTTGGGAGAGAAACTGCAGAGTGCTCATACTGCTATAGGCCTGGTTTGGACAACATAGATCACATTTTTGTCTCGGGAAGCTTTGCTAAACACATCTGGACATATTTCTCCAACTGGGGGGGAATCATGCAGGACCAAAACTCCATTAGAGGCATCTTGATGAGATGGTGGACCTACAAACCAAACAATGATGTACATAAACTCATGTTGCAAGCCCTCCCTATATTTATTTGCTGGAATGTCTGGAAGAACAGGtgtgcaagtaaatatggaggaaagaaatctagtactactagagtGAAATTCAATATAATCAAGGAAACATACATGCTTATTACTACAGCTTTTCCATATATCCCTTGGCCACCAGCTTGGAAGGATCTAATTATTTGGATATAAAACTGTAAGCATGACATAAAAGTAATCCAGGTTAAATGGCTCAAACCCCTCCCCCCTAACATAGTTAAACTTAACACTGATGGGAGTGCCATAGGCAATCCAGGAAAGATAGGAGCAGGAGGCATAGTAAGGGATCATAAGGGTAATCtaatatatgcttttgcctCTCCTTTGGGAGTAGGAACCAATAATCAAGCGGAAGTGCAGGCAACCAGTTTTGGCATCgattggtgcattcaacatggttATACTAGAGTAATATTGGAAGTAGATTCTGAACTTGTGATCAAGTGGCTGAATCTGGACATCAAACCACCCTGGAACATTCAAAACTAcgttaatgaactccaacaacTGGTCCAACTGCTAGAATtcttccaatgcaaacatgtTTTTCGGGAAGCAAATTTTCCAGCTGATACATTATCTAAGCACAGCCATACACTTGataatacacaacacttctacaaccttcaacaacttccacaagaaaccaagggctacataaagctagacaagataggaatggcaagcttcagaagaagaagactaaaaaggatcaaacaacctccttgaacaTTTTTTATCTCTAATGTTCCTAACTCGGACAAAATCGGTATGACAAAATTGGGAAGAGAAAGATGTAGCTTCGTATACTTGACCTTCTTCATTTAGCTATGTATAAAATGTAgcttatttgaataggactagtgtaggtgtCTTTCTTATATtcacatggaaggggagagtctccctcatttatgatTTTTCCTAGTTgcattgtatcgagaggagtcctctcatagattTAATGCTTTTCTAGTATTTAGGAAGCACTTTctagtatcggggatgagttagccgaccttagtaggtttgcagacttatgaaccaccttaattcggaggtaaggttatatccccctccttgtatctttatatttcatgtatgataaggcttgggggtgctgctcaacccctgactgtgcacgagaggtgggagcctcgtgtagggtcccttcccgtaaaaaaaaataaaaaaaaatcaattatctaTTAGGTAACATGTGCAATTGTGGTCTAGTTCCCCCACTCCATCACTATCCCGATGAGGATTAACCACGATTAATATATTTCTATCATTTTACTTcacttaataatttaaattctattgtaaataattttatgaATGCCCATTATATTCTTTTTTATGTCTATAAAAAGCATTGTTATTTAGATGGAAAAAACAGACACAAAAACTAAGAAATACAAAGTTTCTTCTCTGTTTTCTCTCTACTATTTCTCCTCTTTTTTGATTTTCTCTTGTGATACTAATTCGATTTTGGTATTTAGTTTTTACTTTAtaatacgttatcagcacgagactCTATCGTCTCAAAGTTTAAAGGTTAAAATTGAAGGCTAAGGTATTATAATTTTCATTCTATTTATTATGGCTAATCTGACTAAACTTGAGTTCGTTGTCCTTCATAGCTCGGGCAAGAACTATCTTCCGTGGGTACTAGATAATGCTAAAATCTATTTGAATGCAATGGGTTTCGGAGACACCATTAAACTTGAAAATGAAGCATCAAAACAAGACTGTGCTAAAGCAATGATATTCTTACGTCATCATATTgacgaaattttaaaaattgaatatctcACAGTCAAGGATCCACTCATTCTGTGGAATAACTTgaaaaaaagatatgaccactaAAAAATGGTCATACATTCAAAGACACGATATGTGGATGCATTTAAGGCTACAAGACTTTAAGTCTATTCATGAATACAATTCTGTCATGTTCAGAATTACTTCTCAATTGAAACTTTGTAGAGATACGGTTAGTGATATTGATATGATGGAAAAATGTTCTCCACATTTCATGCCTCGAATGTGCTCCTACAGCAGCAGTATTGAGAGAAAGGTTTCAAAAAGTATTCTGAACTGATTTCTCATCTTCTCATGGctgaacaaaataatgatttGTTATTGAAAAATCACGAGAATCGACCTACTGGATCTACACCACTTCCTGAAGTGAATGAGGTGTACTCCCACCACGCTAGACGTGGAAGAGGTCGTGGTCCTAGTCGTGGACGTGGTCATGGCCGTAATTATGATCAAGAACGAAATTCTTTTCCTAGTGTTAATCATGCACCAAagaaaaatcaatagaaaaaggggaaagaaaaagatgagaaatatgAAGCAGTTAGAATAAACTACTTTCGATGTGGCGGAAGGAGTCACTATGAACGTAATTGTCGTACTACCAAACATTTAGTTGAACTTTACTAGACATCACTAACAaagaaggataaaaatcctGAAGCTAATTTTATGGCAGAAAATCATGATGCATTCACACACTTGGATGTGACAGATTTATTTGTCCACCCTGAAGGAAAGATAGATCATTTGATTGGTGATGGTTCTGTGAATATGAAGAACTTAATGATCATGTTTAATATTTGTTaatgataatattattaatgTTTGTTGTATTTATACTGTTGAGAAAGAAATTATATAAATGTTTGTTCTTGTCcacatatattaaaatttacatatatatatatatatatatatatatatatatatatatattaaataaatgtttGCTCATACATTACTACAAACTTACCTTTTATTAATAGACATAAAATAATGCTAAAGATAGCAATCTATAAATTtccattaataataatatattatttttttcgatAATGAAAATTTCTTTATGATAatggaaatattttttttatgataatgaAAATTTCTTTATGATAatggaaatatttttttatgataatgataattTCTTTATGATAATGGAAATTTCTTTACGATAATGAAAATTTCTTTATAATaatggaataattttttttttataatgaaattttttttttgataaaaaaaatttccCCTCAACTTTATTAAAATCTTTTGATAAGATTTGTCcactcattttatttatcactctattgataaattttatctcccctccactttatttattattttttttggtaagaCTTACTTCCCTCACTTTTCTTTATACATGATTTAGCAAAGTGTGGTATTGATTTGTTGCTACTAATTTGtctattatttgatttatttaattCTCTTTATTACAATAAAAGGGAgtaatgattttatatatactaTTGCGATGAAAAATTAATCAAGACTTTAAGTTTGTTATGAtgacttaaaaaaattatatccatataaataattatcatcatttttatatataattatattatctAGCTTTtactttgaaataaattatataaataaaatattaataaagatttatttcattttttttgaagatatGGATAATTTTCAAAGCAATTGTGAAGACATTTGCTTGATTGATTCTGGTACAACGCATACGATAttcaaaaatgagaaatatttttctcatttaaataTGGGCAATATAAATATCACTACGATTTCTGGTATTGCTAATTTGATTAAGGACTTCGAAAAAGTCATTATAATTTTGTCCAGGAGAACTAAACTCAATGTTATGTTTTCTCCTCAATCTCGGAGAAACTTGTTGACTTTTAAAGATATCCGTGAAAATGGTTATCATATCAAGACAATTAATGAAATGGATCTTGAATATCTGGGTATAATAAAAAATGTCTTCGGGCAGACATGTGTTATAAAAAAGTCCCCGGCCTTATCTTCTGGATTGTATTTTACAAAGATTAGTGCAATTTAGACACATTTTATAGTAAATCAGAAGTTTactaatttcaatatttttgtaCTTTGGCACGATCGTTTGGGACATCCTGGATCTATGATGATGAGACGAATTATAGAAAATTTAATAGGCACCCATTAAAGAACATAAAGATTCTTTCAAATGGTGAATTTTCTTGTActacttgttatcaaggcaagtTAATTGTGAGACCATCACCAACAAAAGTTGCGATTGAATCCCTTGTGTTCTTGGAACATATACATGAGGATATAGTTGGACCTATTCACCCACCTAGTGGGTCGCTTAGATACTTTATGGTCCTATAGATGCTTCTTCTAGATGATCTCATGTGTGTTTATTGTCATCTCGTAACTTGGCATTTACAAAATTATTGACACAAATTATACAATTACGGGCATATTTTCCCGATAATCAGATTAgaacaattcgtcttgataacgCTACAGAGTTTtcatcccaagcatttaataATTATTGCTTATCGATTGGAATAAGAGTAGAACATCCTGTAGCTCGTGTTCACACTCAAAATGGTCTTGCTGAGTCATTAATTAAATGGATGCAGTTGATAGCAAGACCATTGCTTATAAAAACTAGGTTGCCCACTTCTGTGTAGGGTCATGCAATTTTGCATGCTGCAACACATATTCGTCTCAAGCCGATTAATTATCATAAGTTTTCTCCATTGCAATTGATTTTGGGTCAAGAACCTAATATAtatcatttaagaatttttggtagTGGTGTATATGTGTCTATAGCACCACCAAATTGCACTAAAATGGGCCCCCAAAGAAGGCTATGAATATATATTGGGTTTGAATCGCTCTCCATTATTCGCTACCTTGAACCATTAAATGGAGATATgtttactgctcgatttgcagattgtcggtttgatgagaCACGTTTTTCAAaattagggggagaaaatagTGAAAGCAAAAGAGAAATTTTGTGGAAAAATCCATCATTGTCTCATCTTGATCCACATATttctatttgtgagaaagaagtgCAAAAGATTATTCACTTGCAGAAAATTGCAAATCAAATGCTAGACGTATTTACAGATTTGAAAAGGATTACTAAATCACATATTCATGTAGAGAATGTCTCAATTCGGATTGATATTCCTGTAGGACCATCTATTAGTGTCATAACTAATGAGTTAAAAGCACGtttgaagcgtggtagaccattagGTTCTAAGGATCAAAAtcctagaaaagaaaaaagaaaaaatcaagatAACACTATGAAAGAATCTCCTATGAAAATTCAAGAGGTGAATAATTCTGATATCCTTGAAGGGATCAATGAGCTTGAGATTCAAAGAAATAAGAAACTATCCATAAATTCAATTGATACTGAAGAAAATCTGAATCGATTAGAAATAATAGTCGattatgtttttgcatataatgttgcgaCAAGAATCATGTAAGATAGTGAGGATCTTGAAACTTATTTGTTGTAGAATGTCGACAAACAAATGATTGACCAAAATGGCAAGaatcaattcaatcagaattgaATTCACTTGACAAGCGTGAATTTTAGACTTATAGTTCAAACACCTGATGGTGTTAAACCTATTGGTTATAAATGAGTCTTTGTAcgaaaaagaaatgagaaaaataaaatacaaagatACAAAGCACGTATTGTTGCACAAAAAGTTTCACAAAGACCTGGTTTAGATTATGACGAGACATACTCACCAGTTATGGATGCAATAACATTGTGTTATCTCATTAGTTTCACGATTCACGAGACACTTGATATGCATCTGATAGATGTGGTTATAGCCTATCTTTATAGATCACTTGATAATGAGATATACATGAAAATTCTCGAAGGATTTTAAGATGCCAAAAGCATATAGTTCAAAGTCTCGGGAAATATATTCAATTAGATTGCAAAGATCATTGTATGGCTTAAAGCAATCTGGacgcatgtggtataatcgtctTAGTGAGTATTTATATaaggaaggttatataaatgatacGATTTgcccatgtgtttttattaagaaaacaacaTCGAAGTTTGTTATACTTGTTGTTTATGTTAATGACATAAATTTCATTAGAACTCCAATAGAGCTTCAAAAGGCAGTTGCttatttaaagaaagaatttgagatgaaagatcttgaaaAGACAAAATTATGTCTTGATTTGCAAATTGAGCATTTGACAAATGATATTTTTGTCTATCAATCTGCCTACATAGAAAAaatgttgatttttttatatgaatAAAGAACATCCATTAAGCACTctaatggttgttcgatcacttgatatgaataaggatccatttcgacctcaagaaaagaataagaaaattcTTGATCCTGAAGTActatatcttagtgcaattggtgcactaATGCATCTTGCTAACACTACAAGGCCCGATATATCCTTTTCGGTTAATTTGTTAGCAAGATATAGTTCTGCTCCTACTAGGAGGCATTGGAATAGGATCAAACACATATTGCGGTATCTAAAAGGGACTACCGATATGGGCTTATTTTATCCTtacatttgcagtctcaatctTGTTGGTTATGCTGATGTAGGGTTCGATCTCAAACAAGCTACGTGTTCATATGTGGGGGTGCTGCCATATCTTGgagatctacaaagcagtctatcGTGGCCACTTTATCACATCATGCTGAGGTAATAACTATTAATGAAGCAAAtcgagaatgtgtgtggttgaggtCCATGACACATCTCATTCGAGAAAAATATAGTTTGAAATGTGACAAAGCAGCCACAATTATATATGAAGATAATGCAGCATGCATAACACAactaaaaagaagattcataaaAAAGAGATAGAATGAAGCACATTTCGCCAAATTTTTTTTACACACATGAGCTCCAGAAAAATGGTGATATCAACGTGCAACAGATTCGTTCGAGTGAAAATGTGGTTGATTTATTCACCAAGTCTCTACCAACTGTAACTTTCAAAAAGATGGTGCACAAGCGTGGAATGTGAAGATTCAAGTCTTTGGATTGATGTTCTCGTTAGGGGGGAGTTAATACGCACtatactctttttcccttacgaggttttgtcccactggattttcctTGAAAGATTTTTAATAAGGCAGTAATCAATGCGTATtagaataattatatatatttgtactttCACtagaacttttattttatatggaCATTCAAGGGGGAAGGTTGTAAACAATTTTATGAATGCCCATTATATTCTTTTTATGCCTATAAAAGGCATTGTTATTTAGATGAAAAAAACAGACATAAAAATTAAGGAATACAAagttttctttctcttttctctctactatttctcctctttcttgattttcttttgtGATACTAATTCAATTTTAGTATTTAATTTTTACTCTATACCAAATTCCTTATTTTATAATTTCAGATATTATTAAGAGCAACTCTCACTcgacttatatatatacacacacaactAAAGTGGTTACAAATGTAATGATTTGGTTATTTATTTATCTGAAAGACATATCCTAATGTTCATCAAATCAGGAAAAGGGATGTGAAAAGGACCTTTTGTGGTCACCTGTTAAACCATGTGGATCAAAAACAACAAATTTCTATAGTTGGAGGACCAATTTGctcaaaagaaaaggaaaaaacaaagGCTCTGCACTTGCAAGAACACAACACAGAAATAGTTTAGCAAATACCGATTTACCAAAAAATTCCCTACAAAACCCCAAAATCTCAATGTTTAGAGTTCTTCCCTTCACTACAACTGTGCACCCTTATGCAATTACAGCTCCAAGGTTTCTTTGAAACCACTCAATTCAACctagaagaataaaaaaaagattcttgaaattaaATCATGTTTTTGTTAAATACTGATAAAGATTGCTTTATTATGAGTTTTGATCAAATTCTGTGTGGAAAAAACACTCAATTCCTCCCATAAGAAGGATGAGAAATAAGATTCttgaaaattatgttttttgtttttgttaaaTACTGATAAAACTTGTTcttttatgagttttgattgaAATTTTTGTTGGAAAGTTGTAGGTTGGTTGTGAAAATGTCTGCAATAGCCACCAAGAATGCAGGAAGAGTAGTGGATTCATTAGTAGTGAAGCCTCCAGCACACCCCACTTATGATTTAAAGGGTGTTATTCAACTAGCCCTCTCTGAAGATGCTGGAGATTTAGGTTTGGTTTTAGCcccatatcttttttttttatcttatgttGTCAAATGGGTTGTGCTTAGATTTTATATTTGAGGAAATGATATTCTAATTGTGAACTTTTTATTTAATTGAGAGTTGCTTATGTAGTTTggttatagtttttttttttttttgtgaatttcAAGTTTCAATCTTTATGTGTATCCTGAATTAATTTATAGGTTTTGTGTTCTTAGTAAGCATTAATcatgtgggggggggggggggaagtaATTCATGTTGGGAAGTCCCACTTTAGAGGTAAAGGGGATTGTATTCTCAGGTTTAAACCCGAGTCCCTCTGGTTAAGGATGAACCGGTACTTACTAAACGCACCACAACTTTTAGTGGTAAAGGTTTCTTCTTTTAAGATCAAGACCTGAGGATATTGTCATGTACTCTTATAAGTCTGTGCGTGAAAGTTTGTTAAATTCATGCTCTTGGAAATAGCATTTTTTTCAGCTACGCTAGTGAATTTGTGTacccaatttttttaaaaatgtgttTATTAGATGTATTCTTGTACGAAATGCAGGAGATGTGTCTTGTAAGGCAACAATTCCTGTTGACTTGGAATCCGAAGCTCATTTTCTAGCAAAGGAAGATGGGATTGTAGCAGGAATTGCACTTGCTGAGATGATATTCGCGGAAGTTGATCCTTCACTAAAGGTATTGATTTTTTCAATTAGGTTGTTCTTGTAACTGGTACTTCTActcttgaagaattttattataaagggtattttttaaatttcttcatgTTCTCATTATCAGGTGGAGTGGTTTATAAAGGATGGTGGTAAAGTTCATAGAGGCTTGAAATTTGGCAAAGTACAAGGTAAACGAAATGTGAGAAATGCTGAATTGCTAATGAATTTTTGACATGTTAATAAACATCGCCCGACTTTTGTAGGGAAGGCTCACAACATTGTTATAGCTGAGAGGGTTGTTCTCAATTTTATGCAAAGAATGAGTGGAATAGCTACACTAACTAAGGTGTGTTTATCCTCGTGTAAGTAGCTCATCATTAATGAAGATCTGGAAATATATTGCCATGAATGGAAATGGTTATTGTCATTGGTGAGTTGGTATCAGTATTCCAAGTGTAAGTCTGAGACTGATCAATTGCTCTATGTCCGAAATTACTGAGTTTCAGTACAGAACATGTGTTGATCCATATTAAGACATTCCTCCCCTCTATGATATATATGCTACCATCATAGCAAAACAACTTGCTAAATTCATTGTTTTCATTTTTCTATGAGAATCAGCCTCGGCCTATGGTAATCTTTCTCCACCTCACCAGAAAGTCAAGATTTCAAGTCTTGGAAACAGATCCCATGTGTTCGTTATAAGACGAAAATAAACTAACTCATGTGAGGTTCAACTAAAGGATGCTATTCCAAAATGTCATGGAGTTTAATTTCTTTCCTCTGTAGTAGTGATTAGAAGAGGCTATCTGTTTTATATTTGCAGGCAATGGCGGATGCTGCACACCCTGCTTACATCTTGGAGACTAGAAAGACGGCTCCAGGATTGCGTTTGGTGGATAAATGGGCGGTAAAGATCTACTCACTAAAATCATCCACTTGTCAGAGGCTAACATGTATGTTTTATCTTGGCTAACTTTTTACCTGGCTTTAACTAAAGGTATTGATCGGTGGGGGTAAGAATCACAGAATGGGATTATTTGATATGGTAATGATAAAAGACAATCACATATCTGCTGCTGGAGGTGTTGGCAAAGCTCTAGAATCTGTGGATCAGTATTTGGAACAAAATAAACTGCAAATGGGGGTTGAGGTTGGTTCCACGTACCTCTGGATTAAATTCTTCTATATGTTTCTTGATCTGAGTCGTTACCTTGTAAATTTATCGTTTGAACATTTGATATGTTCATTTTGACCTGACAGTTGAATTCCATGTTGTTTGGACTCCCCAAAAATTGTCGGCACACCTGtgttggatcctccaaaaatgcactacttttggaggatccaacaCACACCCGGCAACATTTTTGAAGTGTACGAGCAGTTACCTATTCTGCTGGAATATGGTCAGATAAACATCTTTCTAGAGACATTCAGTCATAACTATTTATACGTTTGAAGATATAGACTTCATGATAGATGCTACTTCTGGAATCCTTTCACTGAAGAACTGAACTCCTATATGTTGAAATCAAATGTTAGTCCAAGTAAAAGATGTTTGCCCTAAAACTCAAAGACTTTTATTTTGCATATTTATGTCTAGATAGACTTGTAAAGAACCAGAATAATTCATGCTTTTGGATAGCTGAAACAAGAGAGGAAAATGATGTCATTTTGACCAAGTAAAGCGGCTAGCAGACAAAATAGTTTGCCTTTTTACAATTTGCAGTAGTTTTCAAGTTCTTACTTTTTGGATTCAGGTACACAATAATATAAATGGTTTCCACTCCCCTTGGATATTCACTCTTGTTATTGTTCTGCTCTTTGTACCAAAAGTAACGGAAAAAGTAAAAAGATATCAGTAATATTGCTGAAAAAGCTGGGTAATTTTCTGGTTTCTGAAATCACTCAATGCTAATCATCCACCCTAATATAACCTAAGAAGTCTGAGAGAAACTGTATAGTAAATCTGTATTTGCATAATTCTCAATAGTGTTGTCTTTCATTAAGTTGGTAATATGTGCTTACTTTGGATAGTTAAGAAGACTAGTTATGTAGATATTGATATTTGAGAAAaacatttaattttaataaCTTGTGCAATTATAAATAAGTCATTAAAATGAGAGAGAGacaattatttttgtatttttgaaatgaaattgGCTGGAATTAGAGAGAAATCGATTCAGAGGATTCATAGAGACGACTCCAACTAGTTTGGGATGAGGCTCCTCCCCACTTTCCTTCCCCACAAAAACCAGATTCTCAAGTAGGTTGCATCATGCAAATTGTCTGATTTATGACAAAATCACATTATAGTAATTGGATGTAGTGCCACAGTCCTTGAAAATATGTTCAATTTGTGGTAATTCTTAGCAGAGGTCTAAACCTGTTTTCCTATTCAACAGGTTGAAACCAGGACGCTTGCAGAAGTACATGAGGTTCTAGAATATGCATCTCAAACAAAGACTTCATTGACTAGGATAATGCTGGACAATATGGTTATTCCATTATCTAATGGGGATGTTGAGGTATCCATGCTTAAGGAGGCTGTAGATTTGATCAATGGGAGGTTTGAGACCGAGGTAACTCcatatttcattttcattttttactgCTTCACACAATTGTCAGCATATAGAAGATTAACGTGATGCAATGCCTTGACTTTTCTCAGTTGTAAGATATTCATTATTGGTCACTAGACTCACAACACATACTAACAGGTTCCACTTTACGATTATTGAAATTGTCAAACGTAATGACAAACATATGAATTTGCCCTGCGAggtatttttttccttattgtCACTTGGGCCTATAGTATTGTCATGTCTTTGTAGACGCATGGATGAAACAAACCTTTAAATTAAAAGGCTGGGAAGTTTTTACCAAAAGGAGAGTTGAAAGGGAAGCAAGACATATCATGTTACAGTTCTTTGCTATAAATGAAGACATTTAAGCCCAACATATCCTAGTTCTGAAAGTATAGATTGTTATTTGCCCCTATTGTTCCTTAATGGACCAAAGAGGTGCAAGTCTTCATATCATTTTGCCAGATcctttttatcaattttaaCATGTAAGAAACATAGAAGTCACATGGAAGGTTGATTTTACGATGAAAACTCCATTCACAACTCACGAGAAAGCACTGTTTAGCTTTCCCGTTTATTATTTTGGTCAAGTATATCTTTTGATGACATGATGTTTTGGCTATAATGGTGGCAGGCTTCAGGAAATGTTACCCTTGAAACAGTGCACATAATTGGACAAACTGGTGTTACCTACATTTCTAGGTATGCATTTCACTCTTCCTATTTCAGAAGATATTCAAAAAAGGAGTGGAAGATAATTAAAACAAAAGAGACTTCTCggtgtatgttatttatacAACCGGGAAgtcttccttttcctttttaaaatataataagacgGTCAGGTTACTTGCTTACATCAGACGAAAAATATATCAGTAGAGATATATGATATGTGTAATTCTCCTGATAGGCAAAATTGATAACAGGAGAACTTTCATGGATCACTAGAATACTTGAGGGAATTAGGTTGTGGACCTCTCAATTATTTATATGATTAACAAAATcttcatttataacttataagcACATGATTCACCGTGAGGTACTACAATTTCCTCGAATTGAATCCTAAAATCTATTGGAATGTTAGGATGTTATGATCTTTCTCAAGGTGTGGATTTCATTCTAGTATTAAAAAGGGAAACATGGGcaatgaggattcatatagctgaCCTCAACTCATTCGGGGGTGAGGCATAGTTTGTTTTGATTTCATACTGGAGAAAGTCTACTATTTGTTTCGTCCagtaatgatattttgataaaaGTATCTGTCTTTTGTTTTAGTTGCATTTATATTAGTCAGATGAAGGTTTGTTATGACACTTAGAGAACTCATTTTTGAATGATTGCAGCGGTGCCCTAACGCATTCTGTGAAAGCACTTGACATTTCTCTGAAAATCGACACAGAGCTCGCCCTTGAAGTTGGACGACGTACAAAACGAGCATGACCAACATTTATACTTTGATGTAGACTCAAAAGAGTAGAAGCAGCAGTATAGCACAAAGTACAAATAAGATTCATTATACTCATGTCAAAGTAAC contains the following coding sequences:
- the LOC129879865 gene encoding quinolinate phosphoribosyltransferase [decarboxylating] 1b isoform X2; amino-acid sequence: MFRVLPFTTTVHPYAITAPRLVVKMSAIATKNAGRVVDSLVVKPPAHPTYDLKGVIQLALSEDAGDLGDVSCKATIPVDLESEAHFLAKEDGIVAGIALAEMIFAEVDPSLKVEWFIKDGGKVHRGLKFGKVQGKAHNIVIAERVVLNFMQRMSGIATLTKAMADAAHPAYILETRKTAPGLRLVDKWAVLIGGGKNHRMGLFDMVMIKDNHISAAGGVGKALESVDQYLEQNKLQMGVEVETRTLAEVHEVLEYASQTKTSLTRIMLDNMVIPLSNGDVEVSMLKEAVDLINGRFETEASGNVTLETVHIIGQTGVTYISSGALTHSVKALDISLKIDTELALEVGRRTKRA
- the LOC129879865 gene encoding quinolinate phosphoribosyltransferase [decarboxylating] 1b isoform X1, translated to MFRVLPFTTTVHPYAITAPSCRLVVKMSAIATKNAGRVVDSLVVKPPAHPTYDLKGVIQLALSEDAGDLGDVSCKATIPVDLESEAHFLAKEDGIVAGIALAEMIFAEVDPSLKVEWFIKDGGKVHRGLKFGKVQGKAHNIVIAERVVLNFMQRMSGIATLTKAMADAAHPAYILETRKTAPGLRLVDKWAVLIGGGKNHRMGLFDMVMIKDNHISAAGGVGKALESVDQYLEQNKLQMGVEVETRTLAEVHEVLEYASQTKTSLTRIMLDNMVIPLSNGDVEVSMLKEAVDLINGRFETEASGNVTLETVHIIGQTGVTYISSGALTHSVKALDISLKIDTELALEVGRRTKRA